One region of Clavibacter michiganensis subsp. tessellarius genomic DNA includes:
- a CDS encoding aldehyde dehydrogenase (NADP(+)) — protein sequence MTPHETDTTTDPTADPAVAATVDAVAARAASAAAPLAALAPAVRARALEAVADALEAIRPELLPVAERETALAPGRLAGELTRTTVQLRILAAAVRDGRYLHARIDHADPDAAPALRPDLRRYLVPVGPVLNFAASNFPFAFSVAGGDTASALAVGCPVVVKAHPGHPELSRRVAAAASAALVAAGLPEGTLQLVEGEEAGLAMLRDPRIRAATFTGSLRAGRFLADVAAARPDPIPFFGELGSVNPVVVTERAAAERGEAIARALVASAAGSAGQLCTAPGIVLIPAGHGLDAVLAEEAGAVAPHGMLNARIAEGYADGRAAAIAVDGVRLVAEGRAPAGDDGSVTPTVAAVALADFEAAGDALRHEVFGPFALLVEYPAGTDLAALASRTFTGELTASVHLGADEAEAGGAATADLIRVLAARAGRVLVDAWPTGVSVTDAQQHGGPWPATTLDRGTSVGTASLDRLLRGVAFQGVPDALLPEPLRTANPWGVPQRVSARGHRA from the coding sequence ATGACCCCGCACGAGACCGACACGACCACCGACCCGACCGCGGATCCCGCCGTCGCCGCGACCGTGGACGCCGTCGCCGCGCGCGCCGCGTCGGCCGCCGCCCCGCTCGCCGCGCTCGCCCCGGCCGTCCGCGCCCGCGCGCTCGAGGCCGTCGCCGACGCGCTCGAGGCGATCCGGCCCGAGCTGCTGCCCGTCGCCGAGCGGGAGACCGCGCTCGCGCCCGGCCGCCTCGCGGGCGAGCTGACCCGCACGACCGTGCAGCTGCGGATCCTCGCGGCCGCGGTGCGCGACGGCCGCTACCTCCACGCGCGCATCGACCACGCGGATCCGGACGCCGCGCCCGCCCTGCGCCCCGACCTCCGCCGGTACCTCGTGCCGGTCGGGCCGGTGCTCAACTTCGCCGCGTCCAACTTCCCGTTCGCGTTCTCCGTCGCGGGCGGCGACACGGCGTCGGCGCTCGCGGTCGGCTGCCCGGTGGTCGTGAAGGCGCACCCGGGCCACCCGGAGCTGTCGCGCCGGGTCGCCGCGGCCGCGTCCGCCGCGCTCGTCGCGGCGGGCCTGCCCGAGGGGACGCTCCAGCTCGTCGAGGGGGAGGAGGCCGGGCTCGCCATGCTGCGCGACCCGCGGATCCGCGCCGCCACCTTCACCGGCTCCCTCCGCGCCGGCCGCTTCCTCGCCGACGTCGCCGCGGCCCGCCCTGACCCGATCCCGTTCTTCGGCGAGCTGGGCAGCGTGAACCCGGTCGTCGTCACGGAGCGCGCCGCCGCCGAGCGCGGCGAGGCCATCGCGCGCGCCCTCGTGGCCAGCGCCGCCGGATCCGCCGGCCAGCTCTGCACCGCGCCCGGCATCGTGCTGATCCCCGCGGGCCACGGCCTCGACGCCGTGCTCGCGGAGGAGGCCGGGGCCGTCGCGCCGCACGGGATGCTGAACGCCCGCATCGCCGAGGGCTACGCCGACGGCCGGGCCGCCGCGATCGCGGTCGACGGCGTGCGCCTCGTCGCCGAGGGGCGCGCGCCCGCCGGGGACGACGGATCCGTGACGCCCACGGTCGCCGCCGTCGCCCTCGCCGACTTCGAGGCCGCGGGCGACGCCCTCCGGCACGAGGTGTTCGGCCCGTTCGCGCTCCTCGTCGAGTACCCGGCCGGCACCGACCTCGCGGCCCTCGCCTCCCGCACCTTCACGGGCGAGCTGACCGCGAGCGTGCACCTCGGCGCCGACGAGGCCGAGGCGGGCGGGGCGGCGACCGCCGACCTGATCCGCGTGCTCGCCGCCCGCGCCGGCCGCGTGCTCGTCGACGCGTGGCCCACGGGCGTCTCGGTCACCGATGCGCAGCAGCACGGCGGACCCTGGCCCGCGACCACGCTCGACCGCGGCACGAGCGTCGGCACGGCGTCGCTCGACCGGCTGCTCCGCGGCGTCGCGTTCCAGGGCGTGCCCGACGCGCTGCTGCCGGAGCCGCTGCGCACCGCGAACCCGTGGGGCGTGCCGCAGCGCGTCAGCGCCCGCGGGCATCGCGCGTAG